The following coding sequences lie in one Paracidovorax avenae genomic window:
- a CDS encoding LodA/GoxA family CTQ-dependent oxidase, whose amino-acid sequence MQDSTSPASGAGTDTRIVRAAIHPAIGIARVGNSREDFYIGPQVTHPAPREPGFYRDPTGALKREAAEFRIYGYNAAGEVVRELSSPADDITWEVHVANRKAAWYQWQIAMDIPEAAKVVLPRRNANVTAPARNTLAIDAGAQRIQGPHAAAVACMGHFTGVAVQIGELRTDGQGRLLFLPGHGVSASPTGSPIFIEGDDNSFINADGWYDDTCDGPVSATVRIDGQPVPVEGAWVVSAPPNYAPQVKAERTLYDLLHSLYMQAGWLPFPREISFTRDVYPILQRLSGLQWVNQGFATQFGHNGVFDFEHPALIERLAALPPDGAYDPNAEVRRQVFNSFRPPEPADGNQMPWPWIYGDAMTNPAGQSPRQNAAISQTQSDILARWADGRFTADWGTVPAPADHIDAVPLQEQPAMLDRAALEFCLADAFHPGCELTWPMRHLTLYSAPFRIRRRPAGEVERDYGNTLDQATALSANGPLYAQGPGDLNRWMGLPWQADTAFCRAGYDTRYDPFAPAFWPARVPNQVLAEQDYAIVVDSAQPPERRVEAFTNRTDWNKPLPGGTAEAMTTMVRIFGSMGLLEVRPGVQGDPRFPATMMVASYGPDVAPADARSTAGTTAAPAGDAVRPMGLQAVAPAGGAARPLPSGANFRSHDDARRAPLPVRKGPPRA is encoded by the coding sequence ATGCAAGACAGCACATCTCCCGCCTCCGGGGCGGGTACGGATACGCGCATCGTGCGCGCCGCCATCCACCCCGCCATCGGCATCGCCCGCGTGGGCAACAGCCGGGAGGATTTCTACATCGGCCCGCAGGTCACCCATCCCGCCCCCCGGGAGCCCGGCTTCTACCGAGATCCCACGGGAGCGCTCAAGCGCGAGGCAGCCGAGTTCCGCATCTATGGCTACAACGCCGCGGGCGAGGTGGTCCGCGAACTGTCGTCTCCTGCGGACGACATCACCTGGGAGGTCCACGTCGCCAACCGCAAGGCGGCCTGGTACCAGTGGCAGATCGCCATGGACATCCCGGAGGCGGCCAAGGTCGTCCTGCCCCGCCGCAATGCCAACGTGACGGCGCCCGCGCGCAATACCCTGGCCATCGACGCCGGCGCGCAGCGCATCCAGGGACCGCATGCCGCCGCCGTCGCGTGCATGGGCCACTTCACCGGCGTGGCGGTGCAGATCGGCGAACTGCGCACCGACGGCCAGGGCCGGCTGCTGTTCCTGCCCGGCCACGGCGTCTCCGCCTCGCCCACGGGCAGCCCGATCTTCATCGAGGGGGACGACAACTCCTTCATCAATGCCGACGGCTGGTACGACGACACCTGCGACGGCCCTGTCTCCGCCACGGTGCGCATCGACGGGCAGCCGGTCCCGGTGGAGGGCGCCTGGGTGGTCAGCGCCCCGCCCAATTACGCGCCCCAGGTCAAGGCCGAACGCACGCTGTACGACCTGCTGCACAGTCTCTACATGCAGGCGGGCTGGCTGCCCTTCCCCAGGGAGATCTCGTTCACGCGCGATGTGTACCCCATCCTGCAGCGGCTCTCCGGGCTGCAGTGGGTCAACCAGGGATTCGCGACGCAGTTCGGCCACAACGGGGTGTTCGATTTCGAGCACCCGGCGTTGATCGAGCGCCTCGCCGCCCTGCCCCCGGACGGCGCCTACGACCCGAACGCGGAAGTGCGCCGGCAGGTGTTCAACAGTTTCCGCCCCCCCGAGCCGGCAGACGGAAACCAGATGCCCTGGCCCTGGATCTATGGCGACGCCATGACCAACCCCGCGGGCCAGAGCCCGCGCCAGAACGCCGCCATCAGCCAGACCCAGAGCGACATCCTGGCCCGCTGGGCGGACGGCCGGTTCACTGCGGACTGGGGCACCGTGCCCGCCCCTGCGGACCACATCGACGCCGTGCCGCTGCAGGAGCAGCCGGCCATGCTCGACCGGGCCGCCCTGGAATTCTGCCTGGCCGATGCCTTCCACCCCGGCTGCGAACTGACCTGGCCGATGCGCCACCTCACCCTCTACAGCGCACCGTTCCGCATCCGCCGCCGGCCGGCGGGCGAAGTGGAGCGGGACTACGGCAACACGCTCGACCAGGCGACCGCGCTCTCGGCGAACGGGCCGCTGTATGCGCAGGGTCCCGGCGACCTCAATCGCTGGATGGGCCTGCCCTGGCAGGCCGACACCGCCTTTTGCCGCGCGGGCTACGACACGCGTTACGACCCGTTCGCTCCCGCCTTCTGGCCGGCCCGCGTGCCCAACCAGGTGCTTGCCGAACAGGACTACGCCATCGTGGTGGACTCCGCCCAGCCGCCAGAGCGCCGCGTGGAGGCGTTCACCAACCGCACCGACTGGAACAAGCCGCTGCCCGGCGGCACCGCCGAAGCAATGACGACGATGGTGCGCATCTTCGGATCCATGGGCCTGCTGGAGGTGCGCCCGGGCGTGCAAGGCGATCCGCGTTTTCCCGCCACGATGATGGTGGCGTCCTACGGCCCCGACGTGGCACCCGCCGACGCCCGCAGCACTGCCGGCACGACCGCCGCACCGGCCGGCGATGCGGTGCGGCCCATGGGCCTGCAGGCCGTGGCACCCGCAGGGGGAGCGGCCCGCCCGCTGCCATCCGGCGCCAACTTCCGTTCGCACGACGATGCCCGCAGGGCGCCCCTGCCTGTCCGCAAGGGCCCGCCCCGGGCATGA
- a CDS encoding NAD(P)/FAD-dependent oxidoreductase translates to MNAAGAVFDAAIAGAGPAGSACAAVLARAGWRVLLADTEGERNARIGENLPPAVFHLLAELGLSEAVRADGHRPCLGSWSSWGESSGRASDTLRQLQGDGVQLDRARFDARLRAAALLDGVRFWPSTHLQIDRPAEDGHPHAIRARATGGGDTVQVATRWFIDATGRAAAPACRLGARRQRHDALLAFHLRLESSGPRDRDGRTWIEAVEDGWWYSVLLPGGERVVSFLGDADLVDRRALLSSDGLWSKLQSTQHLRALCAGHGYRPCAAVQGADACSSELDQPAGHRWLAVGDAAQAFDPLSSKGIGNALHTGLCAARAMLAAESGDAGAVGRYAAHLRNIHRVYRAQLAAVYAQERRWAGEPFWARRHARAGTAAEPPMAATLA, encoded by the coding sequence ATGAATGCGGCCGGTGCGGTCTTCGACGCGGCGATCGCCGGTGCAGGCCCCGCGGGCTCGGCCTGCGCGGCGGTGCTGGCGCGCGCGGGCTGGCGCGTGCTCCTGGCGGACACGGAGGGCGAGCGGAACGCGCGCATCGGGGAGAACCTGCCGCCCGCGGTGTTCCACCTGCTGGCGGAACTGGGCCTGAGCGAAGCGGTGCGCGCCGATGGACACCGCCCATGCCTGGGCAGCTGGTCCAGCTGGGGCGAGTCGTCCGGCCGGGCCAGTGACACCCTACGGCAACTGCAGGGCGACGGGGTGCAGCTGGACCGGGCCCGCTTCGACGCGCGCCTGCGGGCGGCCGCCCTTCTGGACGGCGTGCGGTTCTGGCCATCCACCCACCTGCAGATCGACCGGCCCGCGGAAGACGGCCATCCCCACGCGATCCGTGCCCGGGCGACGGGCGGAGGAGACACCGTGCAGGTCGCCACACGCTGGTTCATCGACGCCACCGGGAGGGCGGCCGCCCCGGCCTGCCGGCTCGGAGCCCGGCGCCAGCGCCATGACGCCCTGCTCGCCTTCCACCTGCGCCTGGAGAGCAGCGGCCCCCGTGACCGCGACGGCCGCACATGGATCGAAGCCGTCGAGGACGGCTGGTGGTACAGCGTGCTGCTGCCCGGCGGGGAGCGGGTCGTTTCGTTCCTGGGCGACGCCGATCTCGTCGATCGCCGCGCGCTGCTCTCCAGCGACGGCCTCTGGAGCAAGCTCCAGTCCACGCAGCACCTGCGCGCACTCTGCGCAGGACATGGTTACCGGCCCTGCGCCGCCGTCCAGGGCGCGGACGCCTGCAGCTCCGAACTCGACCAGCCCGCAGGCCATCGCTGGCTGGCCGTGGGCGATGCCGCCCAGGCCTTCGACCCGCTGTCGTCCAAGGGCATCGGCAACGCGCTCCATACCGGGCTGTGTGCTGCCAGGGCGATGCTGGCGGCCGAGAGCGGCGATGCGGGGGCCGTCGGGCGATATGCCGCCCATCTGCGGAACATCCACCGGGTGTACCGGGCGCAACTGGCGGCCGTCTATGCCCAGGAACGGCGCTGGGCCGGCGAGCCGTTCTGGGCCCGCCGCCATGCACGGGCCGGCACGGCGGCCGAGCCGCCCATGGCCGCTACACTGGCCTGA
- the glp gene encoding gephyrin-like molybdotransferase Glp produces the protein MPQATPPGAPVAHDLPVEAVHARLAALAEPVRGTEQVGIFAALDRVLAEDVVSPMDVPPHDNSAMDGFAFDGAALADGRPLALQVAGTVLAGHRWEGRLGPGQCLRIMTGAVMPHGADTVVPQEAALPASPAGGPESITIPPGAVRRGDHRRRAGEDLARGRTALSRGTRLTPAALGLLASLGQATVPVVRRLRVAFFSTGDEILSLGTPWREGAVYDSNRYTLFGLLARMGVEPIDLGAVPDEPQALEATLRAAAARADAIVTSGGVSAGAADHTRTLLDRLGQVEFWRIAMRPGRPMAAGRIPRPQGAGGGEAGADGAAVLFALPGNPVAAMVAFLVFVRPALWRMMGCEPTAPPALRALAAGPLHKRPGRTEYQRGIVFQDADGTLRVRTTGPQGSGLLSSMVQADGLILLPHARGPVAVGEPVDVLLFDGML, from the coding sequence ATGCCGCAGGCAACGCCTCCCGGCGCCCCGGTGGCGCACGACCTGCCCGTGGAGGCGGTGCACGCACGGCTCGCCGCACTGGCCGAACCGGTGCGCGGGACCGAACAGGTGGGCATCTTCGCCGCGCTCGACCGCGTGCTGGCCGAGGATGTCGTCTCGCCCATGGACGTGCCGCCGCACGACAACTCCGCCATGGACGGCTTCGCCTTCGACGGCGCGGCCCTGGCGGACGGCCGGCCGCTGGCCCTGCAGGTGGCCGGCACCGTGCTCGCCGGCCATCGCTGGGAGGGGCGCCTCGGCCCGGGCCAGTGCCTGCGCATCATGACCGGCGCGGTGATGCCGCACGGAGCGGACACCGTGGTTCCCCAGGAAGCCGCCCTTCCCGCGTCTCCCGCAGGCGGGCCGGAGAGCATCACCATTCCCCCGGGCGCGGTTCGCCGGGGCGACCATCGGCGGCGCGCGGGCGAGGACTTGGCGCGCGGCCGGACCGCCCTCTCCCGGGGAACACGGCTCACGCCGGCCGCGCTCGGGCTGCTGGCGAGCCTCGGGCAGGCCACGGTGCCCGTCGTCCGCCGCCTGCGGGTGGCGTTCTTCTCCACGGGAGACGAGATCCTCAGCCTGGGAACGCCCTGGCGCGAGGGGGCCGTGTACGACAGCAACCGCTACACCCTGTTCGGGCTGCTGGCACGCATGGGCGTGGAGCCCATCGACCTGGGCGCCGTTCCGGACGAGCCGCAGGCACTGGAAGCCACGCTGCGCGCGGCGGCGGCGCGTGCCGATGCCATCGTCACCAGCGGTGGCGTCAGCGCGGGTGCGGCCGACCACACGCGCACTTTGCTGGACCGCCTCGGCCAGGTGGAGTTCTGGCGCATCGCCATGCGGCCGGGCCGCCCGATGGCCGCGGGCCGCATCCCGCGCCCGCAGGGAGCCGGCGGCGGCGAAGCCGGTGCGGACGGCGCCGCCGTGCTGTTCGCGCTGCCCGGCAATCCGGTGGCGGCGATGGTGGCCTTTCTGGTGTTCGTGCGGCCGGCGCTGTGGCGCATGATGGGCTGCGAGCCCACGGCACCCCCCGCGCTGCGCGCACTCGCGGCCGGGCCGCTGCACAAGCGCCCCGGGCGCACCGAATACCAGCGCGGCATCGTCTTCCAGGATGCGGACGGCACCCTGCGCGTGCGCACCACCGGGCCGCAGGGCTCCGGGCTGCTGAGTTCCATGGTGCAGGCCGACGGACTCATCCTGCTGCCGCATGCCCGCGGCCCCGTCGCCGTGGGCGAGCCGGTGGACGTGCTGCTGTTTGACGGCATGCTCTGA
- the moaA gene encoding GTP 3',8-cyclase MoaA yields the protein MAERVIPLVDQRIAALRPRMPDGPFAGPDGRLADALGRPLRDLRISVTDRCNFRCSYCMPKEVFGKDYPYLSHGDLLSFEEITRLARVFLAHGVRKIRLTGGEPLLRRHLENLVEQLAGLRTTEGRVPDLTLTTNGSLLARKARALRDAGLARLTVSLDSLQDSVFRRMNDVDFPVAEVLAGIEAAQAAGFEHIKVNMVVKRGTNDHEIVPMARHFRGTGITLRFIEYMDVGATNGWRMDEVLPSAQVIDRIRQEIPLVRLPPAAPGETAERWGYADALGRHDPALGEVGTISSVTRAFCGDCNRARLSMEGRLYLCLFATQGWDLRALLRGGAADPDLAAAIAGIWQGRTDRYSELRGSLPPATGAPAARRVEMSYIGG from the coding sequence ATGGCCGAACGTGTGATTCCGCTCGTGGACCAGCGCATCGCCGCGCTGCGTCCCCGCATGCCCGACGGCCCCTTCGCCGGACCCGACGGTCGCCTGGCCGACGCGCTGGGCCGGCCCCTGCGCGACCTGCGCATCAGCGTCACCGACCGCTGCAATTTCCGCTGCAGCTACTGCATGCCCAAGGAAGTCTTCGGCAAGGACTATCCCTACCTCTCCCACGGCGACCTGCTCAGCTTCGAGGAGATCACGCGCCTGGCGAGGGTCTTCCTGGCCCATGGCGTGCGCAAGATCCGGCTCACCGGCGGGGAGCCGCTGCTGCGGCGCCACCTGGAGAACCTGGTGGAGCAGCTCGCGGGGCTGCGTACCACGGAGGGGCGCGTGCCCGACCTGACGCTGACCACCAACGGCTCGCTGCTCGCCCGCAAGGCCCGGGCCCTGCGCGATGCGGGCCTGGCGCGGCTCACCGTCAGCCTGGACAGCCTGCAGGACAGCGTTTTCCGCCGCATGAACGACGTGGACTTTCCCGTGGCGGAGGTGCTCGCCGGCATCGAGGCCGCCCAGGCGGCCGGGTTCGAGCACATCAAGGTGAACATGGTGGTCAAGCGCGGCACCAACGACCACGAGATCGTCCCCATGGCGCGCCACTTCCGGGGTACCGGCATCACGCTGCGCTTCATCGAGTACATGGACGTGGGCGCCACGAACGGATGGCGCATGGACGAGGTGCTGCCGTCGGCGCAGGTGATCGACCGGATCCGGCAGGAAATCCCCCTGGTACGGTTGCCGCCTGCGGCCCCCGGGGAGACGGCCGAGCGCTGGGGCTATGCAGACGCCCTGGGCCGGCACGATCCCGCCCTGGGGGAAGTCGGAACGATCAGCAGCGTCACCCGGGCGTTCTGCGGCGATTGCAACCGCGCCCGGCTGTCGATGGAAGGCCGGCTCTACCTCTGCCTCTTCGCCACACAGGGCTGGGACCTGCGCGCGCTGTTGCGCGGCGGGGCCGCCGACCCCGATCTCGCCGCGGCCATCGCCGGCATCTGGCAGGGCCGCACCGACCGCTATTCCGAACTGCGCGGCAGCCTGCCGCCGGCCACCGGCGCCCCGGCCGCGCGGCGCGTCGAGATGAGCTACATCGGCGGATGA
- the mobA gene encoding molybdenum cofactor guanylyltransferase MobA — protein sequence MVIARADIAGLVLAGGQGSRMGGLDKGLQAFRGRPLAAVALERLRPQAAPGQLAVSANRHQDRYATLGVPVLGDALPGHPGPLAGILAGLQWCGTPWLLAVPCDTPCFPPDLGARLAEAAMAAGTDIAMAAAPESVPPSPPTGGPVPMRVHPVACLLRAGLQDDLRRYLEGGGRKVLDWMGRHAPATAAFDRPGDDPNAFRNANTLDELHRLEADTA from the coding sequence ATGGTGATCGCCCGCGCGGACATCGCCGGCCTGGTCCTGGCCGGCGGCCAGGGCTCGCGCATGGGCGGGCTGGACAAGGGGCTGCAGGCATTCCGGGGCCGGCCCCTGGCCGCGGTCGCATTGGAGCGGTTGCGCCCGCAGGCCGCTCCAGGACAACTCGCGGTCAGCGCCAACCGCCACCAGGACCGTTACGCCACGCTCGGCGTACCCGTACTGGGCGACGCCCTGCCCGGCCATCCAGGCCCCCTGGCCGGCATCCTGGCGGGCCTGCAATGGTGCGGCACGCCGTGGCTGCTGGCGGTGCCCTGCGATACGCCCTGCTTCCCGCCCGACCTCGGCGCCCGGCTGGCCGAGGCCGCCATGGCGGCTGGCACGGACATCGCCATGGCAGCTGCCCCCGAATCCGTGCCCCCATCCCCGCCCACCGGCGGGCCGGTGCCGATGCGCGTGCACCCCGTGGCCTGCCTGCTGCGCGCGGGCCTGCAGGACGACCTGCGGCGCTATCTGGAGGGCGGTGGGCGCAAGGTGCTGGACTGGATGGGCCGCCATGCCCCGGCCACGGCCGCTTTCGACCGGCCCGGGGACGATCCGAACGCCTTCCGCAACGCCAACACCCTGGACGAATTGCACCGACTGGAAGCCGACACTGCATGA
- a CDS encoding SDR family oxidoreductase, protein MRVPGKSTIVTGAGGGIGEGIARRLAAEGGLVIVNDIRPDAAERVAAAIRADGGSAQAFAADVTRSDEVRALVAEAVSRHGGLDVMVNNAGWTHRNRPMLEVSEEEFDRVYAVNVKSIYLSALHAVPAMRGNPQRRGGCIINIASTAGLRPRPGLTWYNGSKGAVIVTSKSMAAELGPDNIRVNCINPVFNPDTGLAAEFAGGELDDARRAKFLATIPLGRFSTALDVANAALYLASDEAAFVSGTCIEVDGARCV, encoded by the coding sequence ATGCGCGTTCCAGGCAAATCCACCATCGTCACCGGCGCCGGCGGCGGCATCGGCGAAGGCATCGCGCGGCGGCTCGCGGCCGAAGGCGGCCTCGTGATCGTGAACGACATCCGGCCCGACGCGGCCGAACGCGTGGCGGCCGCCATCCGCGCCGACGGGGGCTCCGCCCAGGCCTTCGCGGCGGACGTCACGCGGTCGGACGAGGTGCGGGCCCTGGTGGCCGAGGCCGTATCCCGGCACGGCGGGCTCGACGTGATGGTCAACAACGCCGGCTGGACGCACCGCAACCGCCCCATGCTCGAAGTGAGCGAGGAAGAATTCGACCGGGTGTACGCGGTCAACGTCAAAAGCATCTACCTGTCGGCGCTGCACGCGGTGCCGGCGATGCGCGGCAACCCGCAGCGGCGCGGCGGCTGCATCATCAACATCGCATCCACCGCCGGACTGCGGCCGCGGCCCGGGCTGACCTGGTACAACGGATCGAAAGGCGCGGTGATCGTGACCAGCAAGTCCATGGCGGCCGAACTCGGCCCGGACAACATCCGGGTGAACTGCATCAACCCGGTGTTCAATCCCGATACGGGCCTGGCGGCGGAGTTCGCGGGCGGCGAGCTCGACGATGCCCGGCGGGCGAAATTCCTGGCCACGATACCGCTCGGCCGCTTTTCCACGGCGCTGGACGTGGCGAACGCGGCGCTCTACCTGGCGAGCGACGAGGCCGCCTTCGTGAGCGGCACCTGCATCGAGGTGGACGGGGCCCGCTGCGTCTGA